Within the Erigeron canadensis isolate Cc75 chromosome 6, C_canadensis_v1, whole genome shotgun sequence genome, the region TACTTCCTAAACCAAACCAATCTCTCTATCTGGCTAATGCCTCCAGTTGACTTAAAATGTCATCAAGAACTATGAGAACCCTTTTCGGCAAAGTCTTTTTAAAAGAAGTAATTCCTATAAGATCGTTTGCAATTTtaactttcttttcctttacactgtattctcgagttttttttccaaaggaTAGGAAAAGAGAAGATTGgataaggaaagaaaagaaagaaaattatatgttaaaaaggCATTCTCGAGTTACATAGAAAactaatgaaaagaaaagaaaatataaaattaatagtattcttgagttagaaagaaaataaaagaaatgaaaaaagttataactttacaattatgtcatttttatcataaagttttcaatagttaaaaaaggtaaattagtaaatatacACATAacttaaaaacttttcatccAATCCTCCCAAAAATGGGAGGAAagttttcacatttaaaagggcttagttttcttttcttcccctttcctttcttttaataaaaaaactcaagaatgcaaaataaaaaagttttcctAACCTTCTTatcttttcctttaaaaaaaaactcgagaatagaGTGTTAGTGTTTGATAAAGAAGTTGCTCTTGTAAACGAACAACTCCATTTGGTTGCTCAGAAACTTCACTCACATTTGGTAGGAAACAGCTATCCTCAAATAGGTGAAGTGCTGAATTATACAAAGATTTTGCAACGGTTAATTTACCTACACGACTACACCCCCCATACCATATAGACCAACTACCCTTACATCATCTATTCATCTGAACCAAATTTGAGTAACAAAAACCATTTATTAACACGAGACTCCAATCCAACCGGTGCTTggcaacatatatttttgtgttatttaccTTTCCAATAACGTACCTAAGaattttttaaatgaatttcGCTTCGTGGCTGCAGTGTTTGAATAAACAACTATCAGTACGATCGGCGAAAATGATGACTAATCTACATGTCACATATGGTGAAGCCAATTCCCAAATGTGTTTTGTTTCTATAGGATTttatgaacaccagaataactCCAGATGTGATTATTACATATACGACACAAACATCCCTTCACTTTTGCATATTATGTCCATGACTCAAAAAGATACTCTTTACATCTTAATGAAAGAATgttagttttgacattttgagataataatcaaatatcaaTACAATCCACTTTGCCCGGAACAGGTTCCACGTGTAATTTTCACGAGTCAGATTAACTCCTAAAAGAttcattatctttgttttgGTACAAAGGATAAACTCATGGCATCCATGAAATCTAGATCAAACTGaacattttgaaatatttatgtGCAAACCTGGTTATTTCGAAGTGCTTATTACTCTAAAATAAGCAGTTGCGTTATTTTGTGGCTTATTATCCGGTTTAGAGGCTTGCTGTGActtaaaattgcttaataagtttATACCTCAAATACACCAATAAGTTAACCCAAAACCCCCACTAAGCTAATAGCTCATAAGCAGCATAAGCTGTAGCAATGAAGTTGTCTGCCTTTAGAAATTCCCAGAAACCGTAAAAATAAGCTAAGCAAACACCCGTAAGATTAAAATTCCCATTTCCAGTTACCTACTAATCCAATTCTAGTTTGAGAAATGCATCTAAGATAGTAAGATCTACgtagataaagaaaaaaatatttataaccaaaaaaccacaaaaaaacTAAGCATAGAAAGTAAGTTACCCATTGGAAGAAATCCGCAGATCCCATCCAGGTAACTTTGCAAACACCGTCATCGTTCCACTTTCGGAATCTTGTCAACATAACACTCCTCATACCTGGTAAAAGCATCACCAAAATCCCCAACTGTTCACTTACATCATTCAAATCAACATGATAAAAAACCAGAACAACCAACTGGGCCGAATTCTCCTTGGATTCCATTGTATATTAGATACAGTTTTTACATATTACTATATGGGTGGTGAGTTTGTTACATTTGGAGAGAAATAATACCACGCTAAAAATTTCCAAGTCCGACCTGCCGGATTCGAACCAGCGACCTAAGGATAGCTATGAACACACTACAGTCCTCCGCTCTACCAACTGAGCTAAGGTCGGTTTGTTTAGTCTCTTACGATAGtgtatacgagtatataacaACTTTTGGTCACacgacaaaaaaaaacacatggaTAAGTGATAAGTGTCAAAATtaagaaaagcaaaaaaataaagagcgcctaaattaaaaaagataaataaaaataaggaaaaactCATTATTAGTTGGATACTTTTCACATTGTATTtaatgtaattaattcactAGTTAAAAGAAACTTAAAAGTAGCTAACAAGCTAAGAATTGTCAATTTATTTTAAGGGTAAGTTGTAGACAAATAGAGATATTAATATGTTATCGTTGAGCAATGAAAAGCCAACAATTCATAGTAAACCCTTTGATGTGTTAATGTCCTCTAATCTATACTCTATTACATAAAACAAACTATCTTTCTCTATTTTCAActtattacttttaaaatacccAACATAAAACATATCCTTAATATGTTCCCAGTTTGTAAATCTAATAGGAGTAATAGTCTAGTACCCGTACGACGGGGAGACAATAATTTACAACACGTGATATATCGTAACGAGGATAATCGAGAACATGATCAATTAGTGAAAAGTTGTATAGATCTTACATTTATACACAACATGAATCATAGAGATAACATACGCAAATTCAACATTTCAATAGAAAAATTCTATATAGAATCAATTAGAGTTGTTTTCCATACAACAACTGTGGTTGATTGGATTATTGCATCTTTCTAAAACCGAATACCGATTTTAATTCTAATCTAAGAAGCGTCACTGAGATAGCTGGTAATCTCACCATGACTCATCTATATATTCACCTTTACATTTCAATAAGATCTATGGTGTTTCATGTACTGGATAATAGGCTCCTTCACTTgcaaatagattttttttttcttaatatataaatttagttatttaaagtatttagttaatttatatttttaatagacTATTGTAGACAAGCCTTACAatagaaataatatataaaaatattaatataaacattAGTTTGTATGCAATAAAGAATTAAATATTATGACTTTGGATTATAGTGTAAAGTGacaatgaaaaacaaaaaaaattgtataattaatttagacatgtttatttataaagtaaaaataaacgGGGAGTGGTATTTTATGCTTAAAAAAGTAGTATTTTTCAAACTAGATTTAGGGCTCGTTTGTTATTTATCCATTAAGTAACTGAATGACAAAAATGACTCAATAGAAACATAATGTTGATATGGATTAAATCATTATAATTGGTTTTTACTTATTAAGCTAATAACAAACATACTTGattgacttaatttattaagtcaatCTAGATTaaatcataactttttaattaagacaTTATCAACCACTACCTTAGtatgtataaaaataattacatgcattttatattattatttttttagaactaCATATTATTTTATGCCTAAGTTACACGAAATGGAGATGTAActcaagatttttaaaaaattccgTATTAATCCACCATAAAAATGTGAGAAATGATACTTGAAATAAGGTGGATCGTTTCAAAGTCGAAgatcatatttatattttattttatgtatatataaattatataactataaagttttataatataagacCACGTATAAGATGATAATAATGTTATATTATTGAAAAAGACATAACATTACAgccatatagatatatagtacTAAGATATTACAATTGACTACCCTCTAGTTATGCTAAATATAACGCTTGATCTAATATTCCCCTGCAAGCTAAGGGCGAGAAACGACCTGAAGCTTGGACTTCAAAAATAGAAAACGTTGTGATGGAAGAGGTTTGGTGAAGATATCGACAATTTGATCATGTGTCGCAATAAATTGAATCTTGAGCTTTCCTTGTGCTACCTTTTCTTGCACAAAGTGAAAATCGACCTCAATGTGTTTGGTCCTTGCATGAAACACAGGATTGGCGGATAAATATGTGGCACCAAGATTATCACACCAGAGAGTGGGTGAATTTTTACTTGTAACACCAAGCTCACGAAGAAGAGCTTCCAGCCAGGTTATTTCAGAAACTGTATCAGCAAGGGCTTTATATTCTGATTCGGTTGAAGAGCGAGAAACTGTTCGTTGTTTACGGGCTGTCCAGGAAATTAAATTAGAGCCCAAGTATACCGAAAATCCTCCTGTGGAACGCCTATCATCCGGGCACCCGACCCAATCAGCATCTGAATATGCTTCCAGTGGGGTTTTGATTGTATTTTGCCAATGAACATCGGTGAATGCGTGCAAGGTAGCACCAGAATCGTGACAAATGAGGAGACCATGGTCAGAAGTGCCCTTTAAGTAGCGCATAATCCGTTTCACAGCAGCCCAATGATTCTCAGTTGGGGCATGCATATATTGACAAACTTTATTAACAGAAAATGTGATGTCAGGTCTTGAGAGAGTAACATATTGAAGAGCACCAACTAATTGTCTGTATTGTGAAGGAGAAGCAAGAAGTGGGTTGTCCTTAAGAGCTAACTGCTGGGATGTGGTCATTGGTGAGTTAACGGGTTTACATTCTGAAAGACCAAATTTCTGAAGAAGTTCCAGAATGTATTTGCGTTGGGACAACAATATATTTTGACCATGAGGAACAACTTCAACACCTAGAAAATAATCCAACTTACCGAGATCCTTGACAGCAAAAAAAGAACTGAGCTGAGATATGATCTTGTTGATGGCATTTGTCATTTCCCGTGActatgatgtcatcgacgtagACAAGAACATATAAGAGAACCCCACCAGACTTCAAAATGAACAGAGATGGATCTGCTTTAGATCCTTGAAAACCGAGCTGAAGAAGAGTGGTTGATAAACGCTGAAACCAGGCCCTTGGGGCTTGTTTGAGCCCGTATAATGACTTATGTAGCAAACACAAATGATTTGGCCGAGAGTGATCCACAAATCCTGGTGGTTGACGGAGATAAACTCTTTCTTGTAAATTACCGTGCAAAAAAGCATTTTGAACATCAAGTTGTTGAAGAGACCACTTGTTGGTGATGGCCAGAGATAACACAACACGAATGGTTGTGGACTTTATGACCGGGCTAAAAGTTTCATGATAGTCAACACCCGGTTTTTGTTGAAACCCTTTGGcaacaagacgagctttataacGAATGATCTTCCCCTGGGAATCCTTCTTTAACCTATAAACCCACTTGCAATCAATAATATTAGTGTCATTAACATAAGGTACTAACGACCAGGTGTTGTTCTTAGTAAGTGCATCGAACTCCTCTGACATAGCTTgatgatgtgtcatattttataccatttcccacgtgactttaggaccaattattcgttatatttatagttttgtatccaactttcgatgctttgaaggtgtgttaagtgttttcaggttggaaattgattagaagaatgaattggttgagttcgatgatatatggaagaaacgggaggaAGATTCGGTTGAAATCGAGCGAAAGACGAAGGAAACGAATCCTGGAgtttgtaactcccgttactggAGTAATGGCCATTACAAAGGAAAATCATGAAACTCCTGTAACTTGCAGTTACTCCACTAACGGTAGTTAGTTTTTCAAAAGAGTGTAACGGCAGTTAGTTTTTCAAAGGAGTGTAACGGCAGTTACTGgagtaacggcagttacaagggaagttcaaaggtaacggccattactccactaacggccgttacacgcgaattttgtatatatagacgaTTAGGGTTCTGCTTTGAGGGACGAATTCTTGGcaaatttttattagttttcttatagtttttaacactttggagcaaacaagtggTTAGGGTTTTATctcttttcagctttggattgtaatcatcattgctaccggattatcttaAATCATTtcggtataatatgatttcttctctatttgtttgttcttgtgtttttaatatgagtagctaattcttttgcacccgcttgggtagtaagcatgtcatagggtcgaattaataTTGCTTGTAAGTGTTggacaaggtttatatgtttaatcgaagatccacatttacttggatttaaaaattgttttcaacttttatattaattgattgataattgtaattagaagttcgggagaaatctatgtctttgtcaattgatttatgaaatggttaatcggtctataattaacctaaaatcattggagttcgggagaaatcaacgataaagattaaaaataattaaattcatttcgagTGTGTCAAAGCTTATGATAGAGAGATccgattaggcgaataagcagttcgggagaaagctttcaaaagattaaatcataaaatcaactcaggtatttaatgcttaactgtttagagtagaaattaaaTGCGGGAGCAATAACTATGctttgagcagttaaagtttcaagtataacgggagttcatcttgtctaccctttgagtcgttcaacaaatgcaagtaatatttagacccgatgattgatATGTGAGCTGacccaagtaggtgttccttttaaatctGTGTTGAGATTCAacaatcaaatattcttttgcgattaatcctacgggattactgacttttcttactaacttttgcaaagtggcaattcggccacaaaaccccccttttaatctgaatcactttactgtaacaattgcttattaagtccttgtgttcgacctcggtttaccaagtcaactatactgcatacgaacgggttcactgcccgcaagtgtgtagtagtcagtagctaggtatttcgtgtttataaatttaagactagaaaatacacatcactTGACGCCACTCATGAATTTTGTTAGCAACGGTAAAGGAAACGGGTTTGATTGGTGAGGTAGGAAAGATGAAAGCATGATTAGCTGATGGATCAAAAATAGCTTTAGCTTTAGGATTAGGGCGTAAGTTGGCTGGCCGAGAGTGAATTGGTGGTGGCGGGGAAGATGGGGAAGTGATGGAGGTGGGTGGAGATGAAGAATCTGACTGGCTAGTAGGTGTAATTGATTGAGCAGGAGATGGTGTTAATTGAACAGAAGTTGGAGATGTTGGGCATGATAATGAAGGAGGGGGTGTTGACTGAATAGATATTGGAACAGGTAACGGAGTATTATAGGAAGAAATAGAGGAAGTAGCAGAATCGGTGTAACTATCTGATGTTGGAAACGAGGATGGAAAGGAGGAAATATAAGGCTCGGTTGGTGCACTTGTTTGGTTTGGAGTAGGTGTCTGGAATGGAAATAACTTTTCATTGAACCTAACATGTCGAGCAATGTAGACTCGTTCATTGGCCAAGTCCAAACAACGATAACCATGATGAAGTGGACTATAGCCAAGAAAGACACATGGAGTGGATCGAAAATCCATTTTGTGTCGATTATAAGGACGAAGATGGGGGAAACATTGGCACCCAAAGACACGAAGAAAGTGATAATCAGGACGTCTTTGAAATACATATTCAAATGGGGTTTTGTTCAAAGAGACACGAGAGGGCAAATGATTGATAAGATAAACTGCCGTTTCAAAGGCGAAATACCAAAATCGTTGCGGAAGATTGGACTGAGCAAGTAAGGCAATTCTAGTTTCAACAACATGACGATGTCGACGCTcgacaacaccattttgtttacTGGTATGTGGGCATGACCGGCGATGAATTATTCCAAGAGAAGTAAAAAATGGAGTTAGGTTCCGAAACTCACCTCCCCAATCAGTTTGGACACTCTTTACTTTTGTGGAGAATTGACGTTCTACCATGGTGACAAAGTTTTTAAATGTACTGTAGACATTAGATTTTTGAGCTAAAGGATATATCCACATATATCGCGAGTAATGATCAACACATAACATAAAAAATCGATGACCGTCAAATGAACGAGTCGGTGCTGGTCCCCAAACATCACAATAAATTAAGTCCAAAATGTATTTACTGCGAAAAGTAGATTCATGTAATGAAAGTTTGGAAGATTTTCCCAATTGACATGAAGTACATAAAGAGGAAACTATTTTTGTAGTAACAGGTAAAGAAAAATTGGAAACAATGGAACTAAAAACACGATGATGCGGGTGCCCTAAGCGTTAATGCCAGATGGTGGAAGATGCTCGGGTAGCGGTAAATGCAACCTTTTGGAGAGATTTGAGTTGTGGAAGACGAATGGAATAAAGTCCATTGTCACTTGGACCTGTGAGTAGTGTGTTGCTTGTACGTTCGTCCTTCACAACAAAAAAGAAAGTGTGAAATTCAAAGAAAACATCATTGTCGAAGCAAAAACGTTGGACAGACAAAAGGTTCTTTTTGATCTCGGGTACATGAAGTATATTAGAAGATTGAAAGGCTTATTTGGTGAGATAATTTTAGAAGAGCCAATATGAAGAATAGGTAAAGGGTTACCGTCGCCAACATGAAGAGCATCGTTACCATAATAAGCTTCAGACTGATCAAGGCTTGCTAAGTCTGGAGCTACATGGCTGTTACACGTTGTATCAGCAAACCAAGTTGTACCTGTTGATGAGCCAGCTTCTGAAAGATTGGCATAATTTGCATAGTTGGCCTGATGTCTGGTTTGTGTAGGTTTCTGATTCCGACATTGTGAAGGAATATGATCTATCCCGCACCTGTTGCAATGTCCAAACACTGTATTCTGAGTTGAGGCCCAAGAGAATCGGTTAGTACGAGTGCCCTCATTGTCATAACCTCTGTCGTAACCTCTATTATTGCTGTTACGAAAATTTCCACTCCCACCTTGATTGCCACGATTGTTAGAAGATGGACAAGCAGCATAAAAAGCTTGAGGTTGAGAGCTATTAGAGGTAAGGGGGCTGAGTTGCAGTCCATGTTGAGAAGCAAGCTGCTGTAGAGTGGCTAGCGGGAGCTGTTGAAGAGAGGTAGAGCACGAAACTGAATCGCTTGTGGTTGCAACAAAAGCTTGAGAAGCCGATGAACCAATATGGGCAGAGGCAGTGTTATTGACCATGAAGTCATAATTATTAAGAAGCCCATTTAACTCATTAAACAGAACAGGTGGTTGACGAGTGAGAAGACCCGACTTTAAATTGGTGTACTCATCTCTAAGGCCTGAGATAACAAGCATAACAAGATCTTTGTCTTTGAATGGTTCCCCGATATTCGCTAAATCATTCGCGTATCCTTGGGCACGACTAAGGTAGTCAATCGGGGTTTCATCACTCTTCATCTGGATCCTTAAAAGTTGGGTCTTCAACATATATTCTCGGGATGAGTTGCTTGGTGCATAGGCCTGTGCTAAAGCAAGCCATAGATCTCGAGAGGTCGTTCCCTGCACATGCTGAAAGGATGATTCTGAGATGGTAGATATGATAATCATTCTAACGTGTGCGTCATTAGCAATCCAGATGGGATAGTTGGGGTTGTCTTTTGTGGTTGTTGTGGTTGGGGGGTCAGATCCTGATGCGGTTGATGAGATTGTTTTTGATGGACAGGGGATTGTTCCATCGACATACCCGAAAAGATGATTGGTAACAAGAAAGGGTTCTATCATAGATTTCCAAAACCCataatttttagggtttagtgTGAAAGGGAATTTGTGAGAGTTATGGAAATGTTTTTCATTGGTGTTGAAAGCAGCAATTAGCGCCATGTTGATTTGAggctgattaaaaaaaaaagaaaaaaaaaggctgCTTGTGCTGCACTGATGAAAAGGTTAGTGGCTGTTAGGGTTACAGGCCGCCATTGGCTCTGATGCCATATAAGACCACGTAtaagatgataataatgatatattattGAAAAAGGCATAACATTacagtcatatatatatatatagtactaggATATTACAATTGACTACCCTCTAGTTATGCTAAATATAACGCTTTATCTAATATACTCCATTATTACATCacaaggaaaaagaaaaagagagttGGTTGGGGATGACAGAAAGAAACAAAGCAAAGGAGTGGCACACTCCAAGCAATAAGGTTCCCGCATAAAAAAGCAAACTCCCCAAAAAAGCAGTTTCTTAAGAAGAAAAGCAAAACGTCACCGTTTGATTCATTCCCCACAAGCAACAACGTTttcatttcatcatcatcattatcatattatcataatactaataatatccCTTTATTGATATGATTCACACTACCATCTATAAAAGCCATCATTCACTCTCTCAATTTTTATCTTGAAGAAAATGGCCAATTCAaatttctttctcctttttatttgtttcgTTGCTTTTTTCGTAACGAGTCATGCTTCAACTAGTACTCCAATTCTTAGTTTGGATAGCCCAAGTTTTCCATTCACTCAAGCTAAGAACATGATCAGAGACCTTAATTTGTTTCCCCAACGATCCGTTAACATCGTGGATGACAACAATGATGCTCGTTTAAAAACATCGTTGTCGTCTGCAGCAGCCAGTGATAGTAAATTGGTTGAGAAGCGGTTTAAGTTTCCGAATATTATTGTTGATGGTACTAAAGATGTATCAGTTGATGATTTGGGACATCATGCTGGTTATTATCAAATCCAACACTCTCACGATGCTcggtatataatatatatatatatatacactttaacAAACTTAAGTTACTACTTTGTTCCTACTATTAAtctattactccgtattatatatgtttatttgtcttttttctttttaatttaccAGATAACTAAATATAGGCAGTTAATAAAGCCAATTAAACTGATCTATTACTTTTGTGACAAAATCATAATTACTTCACATTTTATGTGAATCTTGTCACACATTTAAGTACGTAGTGATACAATATTATAAGCATTTAACCAGTTTAGTTCCTTTAAAGCTTGAATCACTCATAAACGCTACAATACAACGataatttaattagttattgcacaagtaattttcttttttgtttttctgattTGTGAAAGAGTTTGTTCTGTTATATTTGTTGAATCTAAAAAAGTTTATGTCTTAGGATGTTTTACTTTTTCTTCGAATCACGCGGTCACAAAGCAACAGATCCTGTCGTAATTTGGTTGACTGGAGGACCAGGATGTAGCAGCGAGCTTGCACTCTTTTATGAAAATGGTCCTTTTAAGATTGAGAAAAACTCTTCCCTTGTGTGGAATGACTATGGTTGGGACCAGGTAACAACGATTTTACTAACTTTGTTCTCTTTCTGATTATCAAGCGACTGAGATTTCTCAAATTGAGTTTgtatatagatattttatatatcatatagCTGTGAAGGAGAGTTATTGGATCTCCAGTTTCTTGTTTTAGGGAGTGATGTCTTAAAAGTGAAATTAAactttggcttttttttttcattataactTTACGCGATCTTACATTCTACATGCCCTTATATGCGTCTAAAGTTCTGTTTTCAATGATGAAGGATAAAGAAGTTAGGAAATGTAGGCTTTCTTATTATTTGGGCTTGATTTATTgcataatatattaacatacaTGGGTTATCACTTATCAACTATACCATATTACCATTGCATAGTGATGGTTGTTtctatttatatcaattattggacaagattatttgtttttgttgatattTAGGCATCCAACTTATTGTTTGTTGACCAACCTACTGGAACCGGCTTTAGTTACAGCTCTGACAAAAGAGATATACGTCACGATGAGCAGGGTGTCAGTGATGATCTATATGACTTCTTACAGGTTTGCTCCCTATCTTGCTAATAGTGGTGAATTGTGATAATGCATCAATACAGATTCATGAGAAGGGTGataaatatttgtattaattagttttacCCGTATTGTTAACTAGTTGGGTTAGTTGATATTTACTACTTCAGATATCTTGTGAAATCTTGTTAGAATGAGTGATTGTATGATATAGGCCTTTTTCAAAGAGCATCCTCAATTTGCAAAGAACGACTTCTTCATAACCGGAGAATCATATGCTGGCCATTATATTCCTGCTTTTGCTGCTCGAGTCCACCAAGGAAACAAAGCCAAGGAAGGAATCCACATAAACCTCAAGGTATCTCATTTTGCTTACTGTTATctttacaaacatatattttgagTTGGTGTATTTACATTATGAGTTGTTATACAGGGTTTTGCCATTGGAAATGGACTCACTGATCCGCTAATTCAATACAAGGCGTATACTGATTATGCATTGGACATGGGGATTATCAAGGAGTCTGATTATAAAAGCATCAACAAGAGAATTCCAGTATGCGAGACAGCTATAAAACTTTGTGGTAATGTCTCGTTCGTTATATCCATAAAATGTTGCTTCTATTGTTCTAATCTGCGTAATTGAATGATTTT harbors:
- the LOC122605104 gene encoding serine carboxypeptidase-like; amino-acid sequence: MANSNFFLLFICFVAFFVTSHASTSTPILSLDSPSFPFTQAKNMIRDLNLFPQRSVNIVDDNNDARLKTSLSSAAASDSKLVEKRFKFPNIIVDGTKDVSVDDLGHHAGYYQIQHSHDARMFYFFFESRGHKATDPVVIWLTGGPGCSSELALFYENGPFKIEKNSSLVWNDYGWDQASNLLFVDQPTGTGFSYSSDKRDIRHDEQGVSDDLYDFLQAFFKEHPQFAKNDFFITGESYAGHYIPAFAARVHQGNKAKEGIHINLKGFAIGNGLTDPLIQYKAYTDYALDMGIIKESDYKSINKRIPVCETAIKLCGTDGTTSCMAAYLACNSIFSSIKNIAGNINHYDIRKQCEGSLCYDFSNMETFLSKQSVKKALGVEDIDFVSCSPVVYQAMIMDWMKNYETGIPHLLEDGIKLLIYAGEYDLICNWLGNSRWVHAMEWSGQKEFVASADVPFEVEGSEAGLLKTHGPLSFLKVHDAGHMVPMDQPKAALSMLKRWTRGSLSESGDPESIASSI